The genomic DNA TTTTCAACTCTAAAGCAAACTCTCGGGCACAAACACGACATCATGGGGTTCGAGCTGAAAATCCTTTTCTTTTCCCCGCAAAATCTTTTTAACGTTGACCGTGATCTTTTTTTCTTCGCCATCCACTGTGCGGGTGATGCTCACCGATCCCCGGCGCGCGCGCTGGGTAAAGCCGCCGGCCTGGGCGATTGCCTTCATCAGTGTCATGCCCGTGCCGCGTGTCATCTGGATGTTTCCGGGCTTTTCCACCTGGCCGAACACGTATACGTCGTACTTGCGCTCGATCGGCACGTTGACGATGTCGTTGTCCATAAGGGGGATGTTGAGCTTGGGATCGCCCCGAAGCATCAGTCCGTCCAGGTCGATAGAAATGGACGCAGTTTTTCCGCCGGGGAAAGTGCGGATCACGATGATTTTGTCCCCCATATCACCGGACAGGCCGCCGGCACGGCTGAGCAACTGCATCAGGGTCATGGAACCCAGTAACTTGTAGTTGCCCGGGTTTTTCACCGCGCCCATTACCGAAACCATGCGGCTCTCGTACTCCTGGATAAAAACCGTGACCTGGGCGTTCTTGAGGTAACTCTCTTCCAGCAACTTGGCCAGTTTTTCTTCCACGCCGCGCCGGGTCAGTCCCTCCACTTCGACAACCCCCAACAAGGGCAGGGCGATGGTGCCGTTTTCGGCCACGCGGGTGGTGATGTTCAGTTCAGGGACCTCGAACACCTTGATTTCCAGCAGGTCCTGGGGGCCGACCCTGTAATCATCTTCGCTGTTCTGCGAGATATTGTTGGCCTGGCTCGTCAAGATTGCAGTCAAAAAAAGAGTGATGCTTATTATGAAAACCGATTTAGAAGTCATGGGTGACATAGCCTCCGATAAAGTAATAACCGCGTTGCAGGTCCAGGCGCTGGGAATCCCACTCCTCACGGCGGAAACTCAAACCGATTCCCGTGGTTTTCGCCAGGCGAAACACGACCCGGGCCTCGTATTGCTGATAGTTGTCACTAAACTCAAGCGTGCCATCCGACAATTGTCGATAATCGTGCCTTCCCGTGCGATACCCGAAGCCAACGCGCATATTGCGGGACATGTAATAGTCCAGCCCGGCTTGAACCATGCGTTCATTATAGAAGTATTCCGGACGATAAAAAGAAAAGCGGTTGTCAAGGGTATAGGAAACCTGCAAGCGCCAGCGCCGTAACAGGCGATAGATAATAGCTCCTGATCCGTAAAATGTATCAAATTCAGCATACCCAGGGGTATCGGGAATATAGCGCTTGTAACCCAACGAAGCATTTCCGGTCAAATGGCCGATTTCGGGAAAATGGATGTTCAGGGTAGAGGTCAAATCCTTTCCGTTCCGGTTCTGCGAATAATCAAAACGGTATTGGCGCAGATTCACTTCCAGTGACAACAGCGTGGCGGTAAACACGGGCAGATTGAGTTTGATTCCGGCATCACGTTCGTTGTGATCCAGCGTAATGCCTGGTTTGAAACGTTCCATGAAGCCAGTGTCTGTGTAGTCCACTTTGGAATATCCGGCATAAAGGGTCAAGAAAAGGGCGGTATGATTGCCGATATCCGCTTCCACAAGATGTGTGGTTGCATAACTGCGCACGCGTGCCGCGAATTCGTAGTTTGGACGCCACCGCAGGCTGTCATAGTTCAGGCTGTACATGAGATGCAAGCCGGCCAGGTAGGTAAAAATCTTACCATTAAGTGAATAATTAAAAGCCCGTTCCGTATCTACGGCGGAGAAATAAGAGTAATAAGGATGACCATTAAATATGAAAACGAGTCGGCTGCCCGCGACCGCTACGGCTTTAACACGAAGTCCCAGGTCCGCCATCCATCCGGGCTGGGATTCTACATTGTAGCCGTAAATATTGTCCGTGTAGCCGAGGTTTTCAAGGGTGAATTGGGGAAAAACCTGGAACGGTCCCAACTGAAAACGGCCCGTTTTCAACGCGGCTTCCCGCTCTTTGAAAAAATCGGCGCCGCGAACCTGAATGCCTGTTGCCAGAAAAATCAACAGCAGTGTCCATCCAAAAGGTGAGGGTTTAACCTTACTCATTCACCGATTTCAAAAAAACTTTCAATGCAAAGATAAAGAGAATACTCTGGATCCGGATGCTTGATGTCTACAGGGTGGTCGGACTTACTTCTTTGGGTTCATCTGTGACCAGCTTGGTGATCACCGCTGTTCCGGAAAGGATCAGGGCAATGCCGCAGGGGTTCTTCCACAGCATGGCCAGGGGCCGCTCCGGCGTAAGGTAAAAAGAGCGGATCAAGCGCTTGCCGGCGGTGATCTTGACCACGCTCAGGGTCGTGTACACCTTGCCGGATTTGACGCGAACCGCGGCTATGTAATTGCCCGGCAAAAGCCCGGATATCTGGTAAGCGCCGGTATCGCCCGTGGGTTCGGATTGAAACTCATCCCCGTTTTCATCAACAGGTTTGAGAATCACCCTGGCCTCTTTGATCGGCGACTCGCCGTCCCCATCATAAATGAATCCCCCCACGCCGCCGAAGTTTTCCGCCTGGGCCGGTGCCAAGGCGGGAAAAACCAGCAGAATGGCGACTATGGTTATCGCGAAAGGCGTCAACTTGCTCATTGCCTTGATCTGGTTCATCCGTCCTCTCCTAACAATTCCTTTCCAATGGCATCATTATACCATTGAATCACAACAAAAACAGCAAACCGATTAAAACAAGTGAAATTCCGCAGGGCGTACAATTGCCGAAAAAGCCCTTGCGCGCCTTCACATGAAAATCGCGTTCCAGGGACGTGCCGGCCGTGATGTTCACCACTGTGCGGGTTTTGAGTTTGCGCCCGCCCTTCGAAATCACGATCACCTTGTAGCGCCCCTCTGGAATACCACTCAGGGCATACAGGCCGTTTTCGTTCGTGGGCTGGGAGGTATAAGTTTTCTTTTTTTCCTGCTTTTTTACCGACTGCAAACGCACCCTGGCTTTCTCCAGCGGAGTTTCCTTGTCTTTCTGATAAACCACTCCGGTGATTACGCCTTCATCCGACTGGGTCTGGGCGATTGCAACGGCCGGCCATACCAGGCCCAGACATACAGCGGTTACCATCCATGCTTTCATTGCTTTGCCTGATTTCGTCATGAACTCCCTCCTTTCACAGGGCCTTACCTTGCTTTCGAATTTTTCATATTATCCACATAATCGCGCGCGGGCTGATGGTTCGGCTGAAGCGTAAGAATGCGGCGCATCAGTTCACGGGCGCGCGCGGATTCGCCCAGAACGCCTTGCAGGCGTCCCAATTGATACAACAAATCTACGTTCGCGGCGGAAAACTCCCTGGCGAAACGCGACTTCTCCAGAAACTTAACCGCCTGGGGAACGCGTTTGATTGATTCCAGCCAGGCCGCGACCTGGAGGAAAAACCGGCGGTCAACCGCCTCATCGAAGCGCGCCAGCGCCATGGCCAACGACTCCATTTTCGTATTTGCCAACGTTTGATTTTCGCTTGCTTCCGTCCAGATATCAAGGGCCAGGGCATCGTCGCCGGGAAATTGATCCACCAGTTTTTTCATTAAGGAGCGGTTAAAGTCCCGCGCCAACGCGGCCACGTCACGTTCGCGCCTTTCCAGAACTGCCCGCATGACCGGTTCCAGGCTTTGGCGGATTTTTTCATCTTTTATGTCTTTATAAGCGCGGCGAGCCTGCTCGTATTCCCCTACCCGTTCACTCGCACGCACAAGGAAAAAAAGCAGGCGGTCACTGAATTCGGGTTGAATGCCTTCACGAACTGATGTCAATTCTCGAAAAGCCTCCTTGAAACGCCCCTGGTTGAAGTTCGTCATTCCCTTCAACATGGCCACGCGCGGGTCTTCGGCAACCAGGTTATCCAATTTGGCTATGCCTTCTTCCACCCGCGGCCAGTTTTCCCGCTGCGCCGCTTCAAAGGCATCCTGGAACACCAGTTCAAAAGAGCGCCGGGTTCCCGTATTCGCTCCGGTATCTTTCTCAGGATACATTGTGCGCATCATAACCCGGAACAAAGCCGTGTCCGCGGGATCAATCCCGGCCGAAT from Candidatus Aminicenantes bacterium includes the following:
- a CDS encoding carboxypeptidase regulatory-like domain-containing protein, which produces MTKSGKAMKAWMVTAVCLGLVWPAVAIAQTQSDEGVITGVVYQKDKETPLEKARVRLQSVKKQEKKKTYTSQPTNENGLYALSGIPEGRYKVIVISKGGRKLKTRTVVNITAGTSLERDFHVKARKGFFGNCTPCGISLVLIGLLFLL